Proteins from a single region of Callithrix jacchus isolate 240 chromosome 12, calJac240_pri, whole genome shotgun sequence:
- the LOC100894565 gene encoding vomeronasal type-1 receptor 90, with the protein MDTLSTYLVLKSVFLPQAAVGLSANILCLFFLIFTLVHHHKPKPHDLISCHLAFIHVLMLLTVVDVLSPDLLESLPFENDFKCKSLFYINRVMRGLSICTTCLLSVHQASIISPRNVWLARFKHKFTNNMVSVIFLFWPLNLSLSSNIILFTVASSNMSQTNLLQMTKYCSLSPMNSIIRGVFFTLTISRDFLLVGITLLSGMYMVILLFRHQRRSQHLHSTSLSPRSSPEKKATQTILLLVSFFVVMYSVDIIISSSSTLLWLYNPVILNVQILVVNAYATIAPFVQINSDKRIGDTLENMQSVCCQLLTS; encoded by the coding sequence ATGGACACGCTTTCCACTTACCTTGTGCTTAAAAGTGTCTTTTTGCCCCAAGCTGCCGTTGGACTTTCAGCCAACATCTTatgtcttttcttccttattttcacATTGGTTCACCATCACAAACCTAAGCCCCATGACCTGATCAGCTGTCACTTGGCCTTTATTCATGTACTGATGCTCCTCACTGTAGTGGATGTTTTATCTCCAGATCTGCTTGAATCACTACCTTTTGAAAATGACTTTAAATGTAAGTCATTGTTCTACATAAACAGAGTGATGAGGGGCCTAAGTATCTGTACCACCTGCCTCCTGAGTGTCCACCAAGCCAGCATCATCAGCCCTAGAAATGTCTGGTTGgcaagatttaaacataaattcacaaataacatgGTCAGtgtcatctttttgttttggccACTCAATTTGTCTCTCAGTAGTAACATAATACTCTTCACTGTGGCTTCTTCCAACATGTCCCAGACCAATCTGCTTCAGATGACTAAATACTGCTCGCTTTCTCCCATGAACTCCATCATCAGGGGAGTGTTTTTCACTCTGACAATATCAAGAGACTTCCTCCTTGTAGGAATTACACTGCTCTCAGGCATGTACATGGTGATTCTTTTGTTCAGGCATCAGAGGCGATCCCAGCACCTCCACAGCACCAGTCTATCCCCAAGATCCTCACCAGAGAAAAAAGCAACTCAGACCATCCTGTTGCTGGTCAGTTTCTTTGTGGTCATGTATTCAGTGGACATCATCATCTCATCCTCTTCAACTTTGTTATGGTTGTATAACCCAGTCATCCTGAATGTACAAATCCTGGTGGTCAATGCCTATGCTACCATTGCTCCATTTGTACAAATCAATTCTGATAAAAGAATAGGAGATACCCTTGAAAATATGCAATCAGTTTGCTGTCAACTTTTAACAAGTTAG